A region from the Maridesulfovibrio zosterae DSM 11974 genome encodes:
- a CDS encoding molybdopterin-dependent aldehyde oxidoreductase: MIKRTLKVNGVEKFVIAEQDDSLASVLREKLGLTSVKIGCGTGQCGSCSVIIDGKLKRTCSLKMKRVEDHTEIITTEGIGTPTQLHPIQIAWIAHGGAQCGFCTPGFIVSTYALILSNPKPSREDIRDWFQKHRNACRCTGYKQLVDAVQDAAAVMRGDMSADDLLFKMPADNRIWGSNYPRPTAVAKVTGTLDYGADLGLKMPEGTLKCALVQAEVSHANIISIDTSEAEAMPGVDKVVTYKDIKGKNRITGLITFPTNKGDGWDRPILADEKIFQYGDAIAIVCADTEKHAKAAAAKVKVELEQLPEYMSAPAAMAEDAIEIHPGTPNVYFEQKIAKGDDTTEIFKNADVVVKDNFYVGRQPHMPIEPDVGFAYLDDDGKLCVHSKSIGLHLHAAMIAPGLGVELENLIMVQNYAGGTFGYKFSPTMEALVGAACLATGKPVFLNYTWYQQQTYTGKRSPFFTDISVAADKEGKLLSMETEWICDHGPYSEFGDLLTLRGAQFIGAGYDIPSIRGRGLTVATNHAWGSAFRGYGAPETEFGSEVLMDELAEKLGMDPFDLRYKNIYREGSTTPTGQTPEVLSLEEIFDIARPKYEEMKKWASATSTDEVKCGVGLALGVYGCGLDGPDTAEAEIELNKDGSVTMFACWQDHGQGADMGVLGTAHEALRPLGLAPEQIHLVMNDTRTCPNGGPAGGSRSQVVIGNAIIDTCRTLMDAMRKSDGSFRTYDEMIKENKEVHYHGKWSAPATDCDENGQGSPFSNYMYGLFVSGVGVEIATGKTQVEKMLLVADIGKINNKLVVDGQMYGGIAQGIGLALTEDYEDIKKHSTMIGAGFPFIKQIPDDMELIYVETERPDGPHGASGVGEMPLTAPHAAIINAIYNACGARVTHLPARPEKVLAALKG; the protein is encoded by the coding sequence ATGATCAAACGGACTCTCAAAGTCAACGGTGTAGAGAAATTCGTTATTGCAGAACAAGACGATTCACTCGCCAGCGTCCTGCGCGAAAAACTCGGTCTGACCAGTGTTAAAATAGGTTGCGGAACCGGACAATGTGGTAGTTGTTCTGTTATTATTGATGGCAAGCTTAAACGCACATGCTCATTAAAAATGAAACGTGTTGAAGACCATACTGAAATCATTACCACTGAAGGTATTGGTACCCCCACACAGCTGCATCCTATTCAGATTGCATGGATTGCACACGGCGGTGCTCAGTGCGGTTTCTGTACTCCGGGCTTCATAGTCTCCACCTACGCTCTCATTCTGTCCAATCCTAAACCAAGCCGTGAGGATATCCGCGACTGGTTCCAGAAACATCGTAATGCATGCCGCTGCACAGGTTACAAACAACTTGTTGATGCAGTTCAGGATGCTGCTGCCGTAATGCGCGGTGATATGAGTGCGGACGATCTTCTCTTCAAGATGCCTGCAGACAATCGTATCTGGGGTTCAAACTACCCACGCCCAACTGCTGTTGCAAAAGTAACCGGTACTCTTGATTACGGTGCAGATCTTGGCCTCAAGATGCCTGAAGGCACTCTTAAATGTGCACTTGTTCAGGCTGAAGTATCACACGCAAATATTATTTCCATTGATACATCCGAAGCAGAAGCAATGCCCGGCGTTGACAAGGTTGTTACCTATAAAGACATCAAAGGTAAAAACCGCATCACAGGACTGATCACATTCCCCACCAACAAAGGTGATGGTTGGGATCGCCCAATTCTGGCTGATGAAAAAATCTTCCAGTATGGTGATGCTATTGCTATTGTCTGCGCAGACACTGAGAAGCATGCAAAAGCTGCTGCTGCTAAAGTTAAAGTTGAGTTGGAACAGCTGCCCGAATACATGAGTGCTCCTGCTGCCATGGCAGAAGATGCTATTGAAATTCATCCCGGCACACCTAACGTTTATTTCGAACAGAAGATTGCAAAAGGTGATGACACCACCGAAATCTTTAAAAATGCAGACGTTGTTGTTAAAGACAACTTCTACGTTGGCCGCCAGCCACATATGCCTATCGAGCCGGATGTAGGTTTTGCTTATCTTGATGATGATGGCAAACTATGCGTCCACTCCAAATCTATCGGTCTGCATCTGCACGCAGCAATGATTGCTCCGGGTCTTGGTGTTGAGCTTGAAAATCTGATCATGGTTCAAAACTATGCAGGTGGAACATTTGGTTACAAATTCTCCCCCACCATGGAAGCTCTGGTCGGTGCAGCATGTCTTGCTACCGGAAAACCAGTATTCCTGAACTACACATGGTACCAGCAGCAGACTTACACAGGTAAACGCTCACCTTTCTTCACTGATATCAGTGTTGCGGCCGACAAAGAAGGTAAACTTCTCTCCATGGAAACAGAATGGATTTGTGACCACGGTCCATACTCTGAATTCGGTGACCTGCTGACACTGCGCGGAGCACAGTTCATTGGTGCAGGTTATGACATCCCTTCCATTCGCGGTCGCGGTCTGACTGTTGCAACCAACCACGCATGGGGTTCTGCATTCCGTGGGTACGGTGCTCCTGAAACAGAATTCGGTTCTGAAGTTCTGATGGACGAACTGGCTGAAAAACTTGGTATGGACCCCTTCGACCTTCGTTACAAGAACATCTATCGTGAAGGATCAACCACACCTACCGGGCAGACTCCTGAAGTTCTCAGCCTTGAAGAAATCTTTGATATAGCACGCCCCAAATACGAAGAAATGAAAAAATGGGCTAGCGCAACGTCCACCGATGAAGTCAAATGCGGTGTAGGTCTTGCTCTTGGTGTATACGGTTGTGGTCTTGACGGACCTGATACTGCTGAAGCAGAAATCGAGCTCAATAAAGATGGTTCCGTAACCATGTTCGCATGCTGGCAGGATCATGGACAGGGTGCAGACATGGGTGTTCTCGGAACAGCTCATGAAGCCCTTCGCCCCTTAGGACTCGCTCCTGAGCAGATTCACCTTGTTATGAACGACACCCGCACCTGCCCTAACGGCGGCCCTGCTGGTGGTAGCCGCTCACAGGTTGTTATCGGTAACGCAATTATTGATACCTGCCGCACCCTCATGGATGCAATGCGTAAGTCTGACGGTTCCTTCCGCACATACGATGAAATGATCAAAGAGAACAAAGAAGTACATTACCATGGTAAATGGAGTGCTCCTGCTACTGACTGCGATGAAAACGGACAGGGCAGCCCCTTCAGTAACTACATGTACGGCTTGTTCGTATCCGGTGTCGGAGTTGAAATCGCAACAGGTAAGACTCAGGTAGAAAAAATGCTGCTCGTTGCTGACATCGGTAAAATCAACAATAAACTCGTTGTTGACGGCCAGATGTACGGCGGAATTGCTCAGGGTATCGGTCTTGCGCTCACTGAAGACTACGAAGATATTAAAAAGCATTCCACTATGATCGGCGCAGGTTTCCCATTCATCAAACAGATTCCTGATGATATGGAACTTATCTATGTTGAAACAGAGCGTCCTGACGGTCCTCACGGAGCATCCGGTGTAGGTGAAATGCCTTTGACCGCACCTCACGCAGCTATAATCAACGCAATCTATAACGCCTGTGGCGCACGCGTAACTCATCTCCCGGCTCGTCCAGAGAAAGTTCTTGCTGCTCTTAAGGGCTAA
- a CDS encoding pyridine nucleotide-disulfide oxidoreductase/dicluster-binding protein, translating into MDQKNLRIWEAKCTQEEPPKCKAKCPLHVDGREICRMLSAGNIDKAWAVICKTMPFPSVTARICDGVCQSDCLREKVGGGIELAALERFCADNAKRTPTVRALPDRGKRVAVFGAFLPGIAAAWDLGKKGFTVKVYCENKFEAYETLLKGRVDKFFFEKELEQLGKMNVSFIENSSPTAEKIFADLENFDATFVDPLACSSKQLGIKNPDEDTLQTEQAGLFASAELSFSSPASIIAIGRKGALSIERYMQNASLTAGRDRDKPFETKLYTNISKVESVKPVQVPDTGYAEEQARKEAQRCILCECMECVDNCAYLKEFKSYPKVYARQIYNNAAVVMGTRLANNLINSCMLCGLCEEICPDNFSMKDICIEARQDLVEKGHMPPSAHEFALNDMEFADSSSCSLVKHEGGTKESKQVFFPGCQLTASDPDAVERTYKHLCGTLGGGTGLMLRCCGSPADWSGQIDMFGRKIESLERDWASLGRPQIIAACPSCIESLRKGLPEAEVVSLWSVLSKNIDQFKQSGELTVSLQDPCSARHNHELMTDVRVLLSGMDISFNEPELSGTMTECCGFGGLLSNANEPLSAKVAQRRADKLADDGMTYCAMCRDLIAKTGKRCMHMLDIIFPSGAEDPASRPAPGYSERRENRVRLKERMLNDIWHENIQPRQTYESIKIEFTDEASKLMEERRILLSDVQKTIQAVQESGKELVNTETGHKLASFRPVTVTYWVEYEKDEADKYLVHRVWSHRMYILGGAS; encoded by the coding sequence ATGGATCAAAAAAATCTTCGTATATGGGAAGCTAAATGTACTCAGGAAGAACCTCCAAAATGTAAGGCTAAATGCCCGCTGCATGTCGATGGGCGCGAGATATGCCGAATGCTTTCAGCAGGAAATATAGATAAAGCATGGGCTGTCATTTGTAAGACTATGCCTTTCCCGTCTGTAACAGCCCGGATATGTGACGGAGTCTGCCAGTCAGACTGCTTACGTGAAAAAGTTGGTGGCGGAATTGAACTGGCTGCTCTTGAAAGGTTTTGTGCTGATAATGCCAAGCGTACCCCTACAGTCAGAGCATTACCTGATCGAGGCAAAAGAGTTGCTGTTTTCGGCGCATTCCTTCCTGGAATTGCTGCCGCATGGGACCTTGGAAAAAAAGGATTTACTGTTAAAGTTTATTGCGAAAATAAATTTGAAGCATATGAAACTCTACTTAAAGGTAGAGTTGATAAGTTTTTTTTCGAAAAAGAACTTGAACAGCTCGGAAAGATGAACGTTTCTTTTATAGAAAACAGTTCCCCTACAGCTGAAAAAATTTTTGCTGATCTGGAAAATTTTGATGCAACTTTTGTTGACCCACTAGCCTGCTCGTCCAAACAACTTGGAATAAAAAATCCTGACGAAGATACATTGCAAACTGAACAGGCAGGTCTTTTCGCTTCTGCAGAACTCAGCTTTTCCTCTCCCGCCTCAATAATTGCAATCGGCCGCAAAGGCGCTTTATCTATTGAAAGATACATGCAAAATGCATCTTTAACAGCCGGTAGAGATCGGGACAAACCATTTGAGACAAAGCTTTATACCAATATAAGCAAAGTTGAATCGGTTAAACCTGTTCAGGTTCCGGACACAGGTTATGCTGAAGAGCAGGCTAGAAAAGAAGCCCAGCGGTGTATTTTGTGTGAATGTATGGAATGCGTGGACAACTGTGCTTATCTGAAAGAGTTTAAAAGTTATCCCAAAGTTTATGCCAGACAGATATATAATAATGCTGCAGTCGTAATGGGTACCAGGCTAGCTAATAATCTGATCAACTCTTGTATGCTTTGCGGACTATGTGAAGAAATCTGCCCTGATAATTTTTCAATGAAAGACATCTGTATTGAGGCAAGGCAGGACCTTGTTGAAAAAGGTCATATGCCTCCTTCTGCCCATGAATTTGCATTAAATGATATGGAATTTGCTGACAGTTCATCCTGTTCACTTGTTAAACATGAAGGTGGGACGAAAGAAAGCAAACAAGTTTTTTTCCCAGGATGTCAATTAACAGCATCTGATCCAGATGCTGTTGAACGGACCTATAAACACCTCTGCGGTACGCTAGGCGGAGGAACAGGGCTGATGCTTCGTTGCTGCGGATCTCCAGCCGACTGGTCAGGCCAAATTGATATGTTCGGAAGAAAAATTGAATCATTAGAACGAGACTGGGCCTCACTTGGGCGGCCACAAATAATAGCAGCATGTCCTTCCTGTATTGAAAGCCTGCGCAAAGGACTTCCTGAAGCTGAAGTTGTTTCACTATGGTCCGTGCTAAGTAAAAACATAGATCAGTTCAAACAATCAGGGGAACTAACCGTATCACTTCAAGATCCCTGTTCAGCCAGACATAATCATGAACTGATGACCGATGTCAGAGTTCTGCTGAGCGGTATGGATATATCTTTCAATGAACCGGAACTTTCTGGAACCATGACCGAATGTTGTGGTTTTGGAGGATTGCTCTCAAACGCCAATGAGCCTCTTTCTGCAAAAGTTGCCCAGCGCAGAGCGGATAAACTTGCTGATGACGGTATGACCTACTGTGCCATGTGCCGCGACCTAATCGCTAAGACAGGTAAAAGATGCATGCATATGCTGGACATTATTTTCCCGTCAGGAGCTGAAGATCCGGCTTCCCGTCCGGCTCCGGGGTACTCAGAAAGACGTGAAAACAGAGTTCGGCTGAAAGAACGTATGTTGAACGATATATGGCATGAAAACATTCAACCGCGCCAGACATACGAATCCATTAAGATTGAATTTACTGACGAGGCAAGCAAACTTATGGAAGAACGGCGGATACTTTTATCCGACGTGCAAAAAACTATTCAGGCGGTACAAGAATCAGGTAAGGAACTTGTAAATACTGAAACTGGACATAAACTGGCTTCTTTCCGACCTGTAACAGTCACCTACTGGGTTGAATATGAGAAAGATGAAGCAGACAAATATCTGGTTCATAGGGTATGGAGTCATCGCATGTATATTTTAGGAGGTGCATCATGA
- a CDS encoding DVU_1557 family redox protein, whose protein sequence is MSTLKVLDKDFSSWKCSACNEALKPSPVALGYLDSRFTVELPACPKCGLILIPEELALGKMAEVESMLEDK, encoded by the coding sequence ATGAGTACGTTAAAAGTTCTCGATAAGGACTTTTCATCATGGAAATGCTCAGCATGTAACGAAGCATTGAAACCCTCTCCCGTCGCATTAGGATATCTGGACAGCAGATTTACGGTAGAGCTTCCGGCTTGCCCAAAGTGCGGACTGATACTTATTCCTGAAGAGCTGGCCCTTGGTAAAATGGCAGAAGTTGAAAGTATGCTGGAGGACAAATAA
- the trsM gene encoding DVU_1556 family methyltransferase has product MQAAKCETPLWEKDILRKTAGKTLRPGGFSLTDRGISMACIPAKGRILDAGCGLGATVEHLISKHDLMAYGVDNSAHQLAQAPKHLPLINAEADNLPYPDSYFDALICECVLSLMPEMDGCITEFKRVLKSSGKLIITDLYQRNSNPNPTISGSCASSPLNLSKLEECIKKNNAHIVTLEDHSKLLAELAAKLIFAGEPSISFTGNCCSRPGYMLLIAEMK; this is encoded by the coding sequence TTGCAGGCAGCCAAATGTGAAACGCCACTTTGGGAAAAGGATATCCTGCGCAAAACTGCAGGTAAGACTTTGCGCCCCGGAGGATTTTCTCTCACGGATAGAGGTATATCCATGGCCTGCATTCCTGCAAAAGGCCGCATTCTTGATGCTGGATGCGGTTTAGGAGCTACAGTTGAACATCTGATCAGCAAACATGATCTTATGGCATATGGTGTAGATAATTCTGCACACCAGTTAGCTCAAGCTCCGAAGCATCTGCCACTGATAAATGCAGAAGCTGACAACCTTCCGTATCCTGATTCATATTTTGATGCTCTTATATGTGAATGTGTTCTCTCGCTAATGCCCGAAATGGACGGCTGTATTACGGAATTCAAAAGAGTTCTAAAATCTTCAGGCAAACTGATAATTACTGACCTTTATCAGCGCAATTCTAATCCTAACCCCACAATAAGCGGATCGTGTGCGAGCTCTCCGCTTAACCTCAGCAAACTTGAAGAATGTATAAAAAAAAATAATGCACATATAGTAACGCTTGAAGATCATTCCAAGCTACTTGCTGAACTTGCAGCCAAGCTCATTTTTGCGGGTGAGCCGAGCATCAGTTTTACTGGAAACTGCTGCAGCAGGCCCGGCTATATGCTGCTTATTGCCGAAATGAAATAA
- a CDS encoding DVU_1555 family C-GCAxxG-C-C protein: protein MNDTDLRVMQLNGTGYCCAQIFILLCLDNMQRENPDLVRSAQGLCLGMGNCSGSCGILSGGICALGLYAGKGTDQETPDDKFPLLVETFKDWFQKKVTSQFGGIRCEDILGEKCSTPKPEKCGTLLIEAYNELVKILLDAGFDPVEGREESDGY, encoded by the coding sequence ATGAATGACACAGATCTTCGCGTGATGCAGTTGAACGGAACCGGGTATTGCTGTGCCCAGATATTTATTTTGCTTTGCCTTGATAACATGCAGCGGGAAAATCCAGATCTGGTACGTTCAGCTCAAGGATTGTGCCTTGGTATGGGTAACTGCTCAGGATCATGCGGGATATTGAGCGGTGGGATTTGCGCTCTTGGACTATATGCAGGAAAAGGAACTGATCAAGAAACACCTGACGATAAATTCCCACTTCTGGTTGAAACTTTCAAAGACTGGTTTCAGAAAAAAGTAACTTCCCAGTTCGGCGGTATTCGCTGTGAAGATATTCTGGGAGAAAAATGCAGCACTCCCAAGCCAGAAAAATGCGGAACTCTGCTGATAGAAGCATATAATGAACTTGTAAAAATTTTACTTGATGCCGGCTTTGACCCAGTAGAGGGAAGAGAAGAAAGCGATGGTTACTAG